A region of Maniola jurtina chromosome 7, ilManJurt1.1, whole genome shotgun sequence DNA encodes the following proteins:
- the LOC123866972 gene encoding eukaryotic translation initiation factor 4E1-like, with protein MAGNTAEEVEGQAGAETKTNSSTEVPPEFLIKHPLQNTWSLWFYDNDRSKSWEENQIELTSFDTVEDFWRLYHHIKLPSELRQGHDYAVFKQGIRPMWEDDANKMGGRWLISLEKKQRNSDLDRFWLDVVLLLIGENFDHADEICGAVVNVRAKLDKIAVWTADTSKQQANLEIGRKIKEQLGIHGKIGFQLHRDTMVKHSSATKNLYTV; from the exons ATGGCTGGAAATACTGCTGAAGAAGTTGAG GGGCAAGCGGGCGCAGAAACGAAAACCAACAGCAGTACAGAAGTCCCGCCTGAGTTCTTGATAAAACATCCGCTGCAAAATACCTGGAGCCTCTGGTTTTATGATAATGACAGATCCAAGTCTTGGGAGGAGAATCAAATTGAATTAACGTCATTTGATACGGTGGAAGACTTCTGGAG gcTGTACCACCACATCAAGCTACCATCAGAGCTGCGTCAGGGCCATGACTATGCGGTGTTCAAGCAGGGCATCAGACCTATGTGGGAGGATGATGCCAACAAGATGGGTGGACGTTGGTTAATCAGTCTTGAGAAGAAACAACGCAACTCAGATCTTGATCGGTTTTGGTTAGATGTg gttctCCTTCTGATTGGTGAAAACTTTGATCATGCTGATGAAATTTGTGGGGCTGTTGTAAATGTCAGAGCAAAACTCGATAAAATTG CTGTGTGGACAGCCGACACGTCAAAGCAACAAGCAAACTTGGAAATTGGTCGGAAGATAAAAGAGCAGCTAGGTATCCACGGCAAGATTGGCTTCCAACTCCATAGAGACACCATGGTCAAACACAGCTCCGCTACCAAGAATCTTTACACTGTTTAG
- the LOC123866948 gene encoding serine/arginine repetitive matrix protein 1-like isoform X2 → MGRKSKIKHIEKNGYSKFEQVLVKKEDKKSKKGKPETSKGLTEQTENPGPSRPDENESLKKPDGLEKSQLSKVTEVCQETPETSKLPQITNNTERPEIIQESGNPDRLDKYDCPKKVNGLGKSQEPNGLQVKSQKTSELTKKPVPPKWQQEKTEGPEQPQKFKSQGPNELQVMSRKMSESNAERKKTERSETPKKFASQEPDELQATSQKTSELTKQPEPPKGQRDKTEKTVEPQKFESQEPDGFQVKSQKTSQLAKKPEPPKEQRGKTEKPEEAQKFESQGPDGLQVKSQKTSELTKKSELPKGQLEKIDRPAEPQKFQTPSRPDENENYKKPDRLERSKRPEEPQAKSHDRPEIRKNIEKPEILQKSENIDRLDEHEGPKKPDDFVKPQKSEELLVMSEETSETPWIIETRRGARKKTKWPEQPHKENTHRPYEGNRQVRPEKYKRPEVIKESEILHKKEWAERPQKFESPNGSDEYYRRKKTDGLEKSQRPEATQINSQKAPETSYRPETSKGHRKNTKWSERSQKFESPIRPREHESHKKPDVLEKSQRPEGPQIMNLERPETPKRPETPKGPRKNKKWPERPQKFESPNRTDQYDITEKPDRPDNPKMPETQQIIDAPQKDETLDEPGRLVEPEILVKSQKLDKSEISKNLEAEEPQIIEMAPTEEVIKHPLEHTWGMWLITNDKRNWEDNLVKLTTFSFVEDYWCLYHHMKTPSELERGKDFAVFKDGLRPMWEDGANRDGGRWLINFDKKRSEPSDLDAIWMFVILLMIGENFCVPNSICGAVVSIRAKNRIAVWVPSYRNEQAIKDVGNTLRNTLGLRGRLAFQQHNTASSIFNM, encoded by the exons ATGGGTCGcaaaagtaaaattaaacatATAGAAAAGAACGGATATTCTAAATTTGAACAG GTCCTTGTTAAAAAAGAAGATAAGAAGTCAAAAAAGGGGAAGCCCGAAACGTCCAAGGGGCTGACGGAACAAACAGAAAATCCCGGTCCTAGTAGGCCCGATGAAAATGAAAGCCTCAAGAAACCTGATGGACTCGAGAAATCCCAATTATCTAAAGTGACCGAAGTATGTCAGGAGACGCCGGAAACATCTAAGTTGCCCCAGATAACCAATAATACTGAAAGGCCCGAGATAATCCAGGAATCTGGGAATCCCGATAGACTTGATAAATATGATTGTCCTAAGAAGGTTAATGGACTCGGAAAATCTCAAGAACCCAATGGACTCCAAGTTAAGAGTCAGAAGACGTCTGAATTAACAAAAAAGCCCGTGCCGCCAAAGTGGCAACAGGAAAAAACAGAAGGGCCTGAGCAACCGCAAAAATTTAAATCTCAAGGGCCCAATGAACTCCAAGTTATGAGTCGGAAGATGTCTGAATCAAATGCAGAACGGAAAAAAACAGAAAGGTCCGAGACACCGAAAAAATTTGCATCTCAAGAACCCGATGAACTCCAAGCTACGAGTCAGAAGACGTCTGAGTTAACTAAACAGCCCGAGCCGCCAAAAGGGCAACGGGATAAAACGGAAAAGACCGTGGAACCGCAAAAATTTGAATCCCAAGAGCCAGATGGATTCCAAGTCAAGAGTCAAAAGACGTCTCAATTAGCTAAAAAGCCCGAGCCGCCAAAGGAGCAACGGGGAAAAACAGAAAAGCCCGAGGAAGCGCAAAAATTTGAATCCCAAGGGCCGGATGGACTCCAAGTCAAGAGTCAGAAGACGTCTGAATTAACAAAAAAGTCCGAGCTGCCAAAGGGACAACTTGAAAAAATAGACAGGCCCGCGGAACCGCAGAAATTTCAAACTCCCAGCAGACctgatgaaaatgaaaactACAAGAAGCCTGATAGACTTGAAAGATCCAAAAGGCCCGAAGAACCTCAAGCCAAGAGTCACGATAGACCTGAGATTCGCAAAAATATTGAAAAGCCAGAAATACTccagaaatctgaaaatatcGATAGGCTCGATGAGCATGAAGGCCCCAAAAAACCTGATGATTTCGTGAAACCTCAAAAGTCTGAAGAACTCCTAGTCATGAGTGAGGAGACGTCTGAAACTCCTTGGATAATCGAGACACGAAGGGGGGCAcggaaaaaaacaaaatggccagAGCAACCCCATAAAGAAAATACCCACAGGCCTTATGAAGGCAATAGGCAGGTAAGACCTGAAAAATATAAGAGGCCCGAGGTGATCAAGGAGTCTGAGATACTTCATAAAAAAGAATGGGCAGAGAGACCTCAAAAATTTGAAAGTCCTAATGGATCTGATGAATATTATAGACGCAAGAAGACAGATGGACTGGAGAAATCTCAAAGGCCCGAGGCAACCCAAATCAACAGTCAGAAAGCGCCTGAAACATCTTATAGGCCTGAGACGTCAAAGGGGCATcggaaaaatacaaaatggtcCGAGAGATCCCAGAAATTTGAAAGTCCCATTAGACCCCGTGAACATGAAAGTCATAAGAAGCCTGATGTCCTCGAGAAATCTCAAAGGCCGGAAGGTCCCCAAATCATGAATCTAGAAAGGCCTGAAACACCAAAAAGGCCCGAGACGCCAAAGGGACCacggaaaaataaaaaatggccAGAGAGACCCCAGAAATTTGAAAGTCCCAATAGAACTGATCAATATGATATCACCGAAAAGCCTGATAGACCTGATAATCCAAAAATGCCTGAGACACAACAAATAATCGATGCACCCCAAAAAGACGAAACTCTGGATGAACCTGGAAGACTTGTTGAACCCGAAATTCTCGTAAAATCTCAGAAACTAGATAAGTCGGAAATCAGTAAGAATCTCGAAGCCGAGGAACCCCAAATAATTGAGATGGCCCCAACTGAAGAGGTAATTAAGCATCCCTTGGAGCACACGTGGGGCATGTGGCTCATCACCAACGACAAGCGCAACTGGGAAGACAATCTGGTGAAGTTGACGACCTTCAGCTTTGTTGAAGATTATTGGTG cttatATCACCATATGAAAACGCCTTCCGAGCTAGAACGTGGGAAGGACTTTGCAGTGTTTAAGGACGGGTTGCGACCGATGTGGGAGGACGGCGCCAACCGGGACGGCGGCCGTTGGCTCATCAACTTCGACAAGAAGCGAAGCGAGCCCTCCGATCTCGATGCCATATGGATGTTTGTG ATATTGCTGATGATCGGTGAAAATTTCTGTGTTCCTAATTCGATTTGCGGGGCAGTAGTCAGTATTCGAGCGAAAAATAGAATCG CCGTGTGGGTGCCAAGCTACAGAAACGAGCAGGCGATCAAAGATGTTGGGAACACGCTCCGAAACACGCTGGGTCTCCGCGGCAGACTGGCCTTCCAACAACACAACACTGCCTCAAGTATAT TCAATATGtag
- the LOC123866948 gene encoding triadin-like isoform X3 has translation MGRKSKIKHIEKNGYSKFEQVLVKKEDKKSKKGKPETSKGLTEQTENPGPSRPDENESLKKPDGLEKSQLSKVTEVCQETPETSKLPQITNNTERPEIIQESGNPDRLDKYDCPKKVNGLGKSQEPNGLQVKSQKTSELTKKPVPPKWQQEKTEGPEQPQKFKSQGPNELQVMSRKMSESNAERKKTERSETPKKFASQEPDELQATSQKTSELTKQPEPPKGQRDKTEKTVEPQKFESQEPDGFQVKSQKTSQLAKKPEPPKEQRGKTEKPEEAQKFESQGPDGLQVKRQVRPEKYKRPEVIKESEILHKKEWAERPQKFESPNGSDEYYRRKKTDGLEKSQRPEATQINSQKAPETSYRPETSKGHRKNTKWSERSQKFESPIRPREHESHKKPDVLEKSQRPEGPQIMNLERPETPKRPETPKGPRKNKKWPERPQKFESPNRTDQYDITEKPDRPDNPKMPETQQIIDAPQKDETLDEPGRLVEPEILVKSQKLDKSEISKNLEAEEPQIIEMAPTEEVIKHPLEHTWGMWLITNDKRNWEDNLVKLTTFSFVEDYWCLYHHMKTPSELERGKDFAVFKDGLRPMWEDGANRDGGRWLINFDKKRSEPSDLDAIWMFVILLMIGENFCVPNSICGAVVSIRAKNRIAVWVPSYRNEQAIKDVGNTLRNTLGLRGRLAFQQHNTASSIFNM, from the exons ATGGGTCGcaaaagtaaaattaaacatATAGAAAAGAACGGATATTCTAAATTTGAACAG GTCCTTGTTAAAAAAGAAGATAAGAAGTCAAAAAAGGGGAAGCCCGAAACGTCCAAGGGGCTGACGGAACAAACAGAAAATCCCGGTCCTAGTAGGCCCGATGAAAATGAAAGCCTCAAGAAACCTGATGGACTCGAGAAATCCCAATTATCTAAAGTGACCGAAGTATGTCAGGAGACGCCGGAAACATCTAAGTTGCCCCAGATAACCAATAATACTGAAAGGCCCGAGATAATCCAGGAATCTGGGAATCCCGATAGACTTGATAAATATGATTGTCCTAAGAAGGTTAATGGACTCGGAAAATCTCAAGAACCCAATGGACTCCAAGTTAAGAGTCAGAAGACGTCTGAATTAACAAAAAAGCCCGTGCCGCCAAAGTGGCAACAGGAAAAAACAGAAGGGCCTGAGCAACCGCAAAAATTTAAATCTCAAGGGCCCAATGAACTCCAAGTTATGAGTCGGAAGATGTCTGAATCAAATGCAGAACGGAAAAAAACAGAAAGGTCCGAGACACCGAAAAAATTTGCATCTCAAGAACCCGATGAACTCCAAGCTACGAGTCAGAAGACGTCTGAGTTAACTAAACAGCCCGAGCCGCCAAAAGGGCAACGGGATAAAACGGAAAAGACCGTGGAACCGCAAAAATTTGAATCCCAAGAGCCAGATGGATTCCAAGTCAAGAGTCAAAAGACGTCTCAATTAGCTAAAAAGCCCGAGCCGCCAAAGGAGCAACGGGGAAAAACAGAAAAGCCCGAGGAAGCGCAAAAATTTGAATCCCAAGGGCCGGATGGACTCCAAGTCAAG AGGCAGGTAAGACCTGAAAAATATAAGAGGCCCGAGGTGATCAAGGAGTCTGAGATACTTCATAAAAAAGAATGGGCAGAGAGACCTCAAAAATTTGAAAGTCCTAATGGATCTGATGAATATTATAGACGCAAGAAGACAGATGGACTGGAGAAATCTCAAAGGCCCGAGGCAACCCAAATCAACAGTCAGAAAGCGCCTGAAACATCTTATAGGCCTGAGACGTCAAAGGGGCATcggaaaaatacaaaatggtcCGAGAGATCCCAGAAATTTGAAAGTCCCATTAGACCCCGTGAACATGAAAGTCATAAGAAGCCTGATGTCCTCGAGAAATCTCAAAGGCCGGAAGGTCCCCAAATCATGAATCTAGAAAGGCCTGAAACACCAAAAAGGCCCGAGACGCCAAAGGGACCacggaaaaataaaaaatggccAGAGAGACCCCAGAAATTTGAAAGTCCCAATAGAACTGATCAATATGATATCACCGAAAAGCCTGATAGACCTGATAATCCAAAAATGCCTGAGACACAACAAATAATCGATGCACCCCAAAAAGACGAAACTCTGGATGAACCTGGAAGACTTGTTGAACCCGAAATTCTCGTAAAATCTCAGAAACTAGATAAGTCGGAAATCAGTAAGAATCTCGAAGCCGAGGAACCCCAAATAATTGAGATGGCCCCAACTGAAGAGGTAATTAAGCATCCCTTGGAGCACACGTGGGGCATGTGGCTCATCACCAACGACAAGCGCAACTGGGAAGACAATCTGGTGAAGTTGACGACCTTCAGCTTTGTTGAAGATTATTGGTG cttatATCACCATATGAAAACGCCTTCCGAGCTAGAACGTGGGAAGGACTTTGCAGTGTTTAAGGACGGGTTGCGACCGATGTGGGAGGACGGCGCCAACCGGGACGGCGGCCGTTGGCTCATCAACTTCGACAAGAAGCGAAGCGAGCCCTCCGATCTCGATGCCATATGGATGTTTGTG ATATTGCTGATGATCGGTGAAAATTTCTGTGTTCCTAATTCGATTTGCGGGGCAGTAGTCAGTATTCGAGCGAAAAATAGAATCG CCGTGTGGGTGCCAAGCTACAGAAACGAGCAGGCGATCAAAGATGTTGGGAACACGCTCCGAAACACGCTGGGTCTCCGCGGCAGACTGGCCTTCCAACAACACAACACTGCCTCAAGTATAT TCAATATGtag
- the LOC123866948 gene encoding serine/arginine repetitive matrix protein 1-like isoform X1: MGRKSKIKHIEKNGYSKFEQVLVKKEDKKSKKGKPETSKGLTEQTENPGPSRPDENESLKKPDGLEKSQLSKVTEVCQETPETSKLPQITNNTERPEIIQESGNPDRLDKYDCPKKVNGLGKSQEPNGLQVKSQKTSELTKKPVPPKWQQEKTEGPEQPQKFKSQGPNELQVMSRKMSESNAERKKTERSETPKKFASQEPDELQATSQKTSELTKQPEPPKGQRDKTEKTVEPQKFESQEPDGFQVKSQKTSQLAKKPEPPKEQRGKTEKPEEAQKFESQGPDGLQVKSQKTSELTKKSELPKGQLEKIDRPAEPQKFQTPSRPDENENYKKPDRLERSKRPEEPQAKSHDRPEIRKNIEKPEILQKSENIDRLDEHEGPKKPDDFVKPQKSEELLVMSEETSETPWIIETRRGARKKTKWPEQPHKENTHRPYEGNRQVRPEKYKRPEVIKESEILHKKEWAERPQKFESPNGSDEYYRRKKTDGLEKSQRPEATQINSQKAPETSYRPETSKGHRKNTKWSERSQKFESPIRPREHESHKKPDVLEKSQRPEGPQIMNLERPETPKRPETPKGPRKNKKWPERPQKFESPNRTDQYDITEKPDRPDNPKMPETQQIIDAPQKDETLDEPGRLVEPEILVKSQKLDKSEISKNLEAEEPQIIEMAPTEEVIKHPLEHTWGMWLITNDKRNWEDNLVKLTTFSFVEDYWCLYHHMKTPSELERGKDFAVFKDGLRPMWEDGANRDGGRWLINFDKKRSEPSDLDAIWMFVILLMIGENFCVPNSICGAVVSIRAKNRIAVWVPSYRNEQAIKDVGNTLRNTLGLRGRLAFQQHNTASSIFTL, from the exons ATGGGTCGcaaaagtaaaattaaacatATAGAAAAGAACGGATATTCTAAATTTGAACAG GTCCTTGTTAAAAAAGAAGATAAGAAGTCAAAAAAGGGGAAGCCCGAAACGTCCAAGGGGCTGACGGAACAAACAGAAAATCCCGGTCCTAGTAGGCCCGATGAAAATGAAAGCCTCAAGAAACCTGATGGACTCGAGAAATCCCAATTATCTAAAGTGACCGAAGTATGTCAGGAGACGCCGGAAACATCTAAGTTGCCCCAGATAACCAATAATACTGAAAGGCCCGAGATAATCCAGGAATCTGGGAATCCCGATAGACTTGATAAATATGATTGTCCTAAGAAGGTTAATGGACTCGGAAAATCTCAAGAACCCAATGGACTCCAAGTTAAGAGTCAGAAGACGTCTGAATTAACAAAAAAGCCCGTGCCGCCAAAGTGGCAACAGGAAAAAACAGAAGGGCCTGAGCAACCGCAAAAATTTAAATCTCAAGGGCCCAATGAACTCCAAGTTATGAGTCGGAAGATGTCTGAATCAAATGCAGAACGGAAAAAAACAGAAAGGTCCGAGACACCGAAAAAATTTGCATCTCAAGAACCCGATGAACTCCAAGCTACGAGTCAGAAGACGTCTGAGTTAACTAAACAGCCCGAGCCGCCAAAAGGGCAACGGGATAAAACGGAAAAGACCGTGGAACCGCAAAAATTTGAATCCCAAGAGCCAGATGGATTCCAAGTCAAGAGTCAAAAGACGTCTCAATTAGCTAAAAAGCCCGAGCCGCCAAAGGAGCAACGGGGAAAAACAGAAAAGCCCGAGGAAGCGCAAAAATTTGAATCCCAAGGGCCGGATGGACTCCAAGTCAAGAGTCAGAAGACGTCTGAATTAACAAAAAAGTCCGAGCTGCCAAAGGGACAACTTGAAAAAATAGACAGGCCCGCGGAACCGCAGAAATTTCAAACTCCCAGCAGACctgatgaaaatgaaaactACAAGAAGCCTGATAGACTTGAAAGATCCAAAAGGCCCGAAGAACCTCAAGCCAAGAGTCACGATAGACCTGAGATTCGCAAAAATATTGAAAAGCCAGAAATACTccagaaatctgaaaatatcGATAGGCTCGATGAGCATGAAGGCCCCAAAAAACCTGATGATTTCGTGAAACCTCAAAAGTCTGAAGAACTCCTAGTCATGAGTGAGGAGACGTCTGAAACTCCTTGGATAATCGAGACACGAAGGGGGGCAcggaaaaaaacaaaatggccagAGCAACCCCATAAAGAAAATACCCACAGGCCTTATGAAGGCAATAGGCAGGTAAGACCTGAAAAATATAAGAGGCCCGAGGTGATCAAGGAGTCTGAGATACTTCATAAAAAAGAATGGGCAGAGAGACCTCAAAAATTTGAAAGTCCTAATGGATCTGATGAATATTATAGACGCAAGAAGACAGATGGACTGGAGAAATCTCAAAGGCCCGAGGCAACCCAAATCAACAGTCAGAAAGCGCCTGAAACATCTTATAGGCCTGAGACGTCAAAGGGGCATcggaaaaatacaaaatggtcCGAGAGATCCCAGAAATTTGAAAGTCCCATTAGACCCCGTGAACATGAAAGTCATAAGAAGCCTGATGTCCTCGAGAAATCTCAAAGGCCGGAAGGTCCCCAAATCATGAATCTAGAAAGGCCTGAAACACCAAAAAGGCCCGAGACGCCAAAGGGACCacggaaaaataaaaaatggccAGAGAGACCCCAGAAATTTGAAAGTCCCAATAGAACTGATCAATATGATATCACCGAAAAGCCTGATAGACCTGATAATCCAAAAATGCCTGAGACACAACAAATAATCGATGCACCCCAAAAAGACGAAACTCTGGATGAACCTGGAAGACTTGTTGAACCCGAAATTCTCGTAAAATCTCAGAAACTAGATAAGTCGGAAATCAGTAAGAATCTCGAAGCCGAGGAACCCCAAATAATTGAGATGGCCCCAACTGAAGAGGTAATTAAGCATCCCTTGGAGCACACGTGGGGCATGTGGCTCATCACCAACGACAAGCGCAACTGGGAAGACAATCTGGTGAAGTTGACGACCTTCAGCTTTGTTGAAGATTATTGGTG cttatATCACCATATGAAAACGCCTTCCGAGCTAGAACGTGGGAAGGACTTTGCAGTGTTTAAGGACGGGTTGCGACCGATGTGGGAGGACGGCGCCAACCGGGACGGCGGCCGTTGGCTCATCAACTTCGACAAGAAGCGAAGCGAGCCCTCCGATCTCGATGCCATATGGATGTTTGTG ATATTGCTGATGATCGGTGAAAATTTCTGTGTTCCTAATTCGATTTGCGGGGCAGTAGTCAGTATTCGAGCGAAAAATAGAATCG CCGTGTGGGTGCCAAGCTACAGAAACGAGCAGGCGATCAAAGATGTTGGGAACACGCTCCGAAACACGCTGGGTCTCCGCGGCAGACTGGCCTTCCAACAACACAACACTGCCTCAAGTATATTCACTTTGTAG
- the LOC123866952 gene encoding X-linked retinitis pigmentosa GTPase regulator-like, giving the protein MTEDIPDTGAVFTFGKSHFADNEPSHFFIKNDPIVAISCGDEHSAVICQNGRVFVFGANAWGQLGLGHKDEVTRPSCVKWLKPHRALFVACGRAHTVFVTDTNAIYSVGCNDEGQLGTGDMEHQSIPQFVELDVDQSIKQVSAGSNHTALLTDDGRVFVCGSNSEGQLGLGDTARSCVRFTELKFVEKIAFVECGYYHTVFITAQGAVFVTGDNEYQKLGIPDMTTIYVPQVLPLDIQIKSACCGANHTFLLSMDEAKILAFGSNEKGQLGMPKDVENVTKPTEINMEKLFDGYQLKLVACGAMHTAFVTDNGLLYTCGESRHDKLCLEAIDADNSNEPNQYIPKRVTAMNGFIVDNVACGGCHTLLTATKGSNADFTNNDFSIVTEERKTSIPELPPLQKIPAMPKTDNVLEDITNSNINRHSSADIINGNVEEIASITSLEGNVSGSHIVNINDLEIDNVSKGSLNEIPNIVKDEVNTLGENVDNTIKSAGENMDSAIGSVEQNMGKFIGSAETSMGEFMDNANKKLDKVLDNTETTLLKGKNDIENIVEQGKDKIENITKQSKEEIENVTKSVTETIHTKTEAVEDIFKKTIVDKAPGLHCDERRVLEVPDKLSETANSPPPKTPIIQDLLDIPDISQMSPNLSRKSDDGQKSETGQSENETIPCGSDKSSPPDKLAKTQAVMPIVRSEDHIDAHDANCEDTTDVVVNKADERGRFSRIFQSIKDKENSCMGKGKVIEEKVQENVHKGIDTTEETVHRVEERVETEIRNQTSSRTCTIL; this is encoded by the exons ATGACGGAAGATATCCCTG acaCGGGCGCGGTGTTCACGTTCGGCAAGTCGCACTTCGCGGACAACGAGCCGAGCCACTTCTTCATCAAGAACGATCCCATCGTCGCCATCTCGTGCGGCGACGAGCACAGCGCGGTCATATGTC AAAATGGGCGAGTATTCGTGTTCGGAGCAAACGCGTGGGGCCAGCTGGGCTTGGGCCACAAGGACGAGGTGACGCGGCCCAGCTGTGTCAAGTGGCTCAAACCGCACCGTGCCCTGTTCGTCGCCTGCGGACGCGCTCACACGGTCTTCGTCACAG ATACCAACGCAATATACTCTGTGGGCTGCAACGACGAAGGTCAACTGGGCACAGGAGACATGGAACACCAGAGTATACCACAGTTCGTGGAACTGGACGTCGACCAGTCTATCAAGCAGGTCTCTGCGGGAAGCAATCACACGGCTCTGTTAACTG ATGACGGTCGTGTTTTCGTTTGCGGCTCGAACTCGGAGGGGCAGCTGGGTCTGGGCGACACGGCGCGCTCTTGCGTCCGCTTCACGGAGCTCAAGTTCGTCGAGAAGATCGCCTTCGTCGAGTGCGGGTACTATCACACCGTGTTTATCACTG CGCAAGGAGCAGTATTCGTCACAGGAGACAACGAATACCAAAAACTAGGCATTCCCGATATGACAACCATCTACGTCCCACAAGTGCTACCTCTAGATATACAAATCAAAAGCGCGTGTTGCGGAGCCAACCATACCTTCCTGTTATCTATGGACGAAGCTAAGATCCTAGCTTTTGGCTCCAACGAAAAGGGACAGCTAGGGATGCCGAAAGATGTGGAAAATGTTACGAAACCAACTGAAATCAATATGGAGAAACTGTTTGACGGGTACCAGTTGAAGTTGGTTGCTTGTGGGGCGATGCACACTGCTTTTGTTACAG ACAATGGCCTACTTTACACATGCGGCGAATCACGCCACGACAAACTATGCTTAGAAGCAATCGACGCCGATAATTCAAACGAGCCCAATCAATACATACCAAAGCGGGTCACCGCTATGAACGGGTTCATTGTCGACAACGTCGCTTGCGGCGGCTGCCACACTCTACTCACAGCCACTAAGGGCTCCAACGCCGACTTTACTAACAACGACTTCAGTATTGTAACCGAAGAAAGAAAGACTTCCATACCAGAATTACCGCCTCTACAAAAAATACCAGCTATGCCGAAAACTGACAACGTTCTTGAAGATATAACGAATTCAAATATAAACAGACATAGTAGTGCTGACATAATAAACGGAAACGTTGAAGAAATTGCCTCGATAACCTCTTTAGAGGGAAACGTAAGCGGATCTCACATAGTCAACATAAATGATTTGGAAATAGATAACGTAAGTAAAGGAAGCTTGAATGAAATACCGAATATAGTTAAAGATGAAGTGAATACATTGGGCGAAAATGTTGACAATACTATAAAAAGTGCAGGAGAAAATATGGACAGTGCGATAGGGAGTGTAGAACAAAATATGGGTAAATTTATAGGAAGTGCAGAAACTAGTATGGGAGAATTTATGGACAATGCAAACAAAAAATTGGACAAAGTTCTAGATAATACAGAAACAACACTTCTGAAAGGAAAAAATGATATCGAAAATATTGTTGAACAGGGTAAAGacaaaattgaaaacattactAAACAGAGTAAAGAGGAAATCGAAAATGTAACTAAGAGTGTAACGGAAACAATCCATACAAAAACAGAAGCTGTTGAAGATATATTCAAAAAGACAATAGTTGATAAAGCTCCCGGTTTACATTGCGATGAAAGGAGAGTTCTAGAAGTTCCCGATAAATTATCTGAAACGGCCAACTCTCCGCCTCCAAAAACACCAATAATTCAAGATTTGTTAGACATTCCTGATATATCACAAATGAGTCCAAATTTAAGTAGGAAAAGTGACGATGGCCAGAAAAGTGAAACTGGACAATCTGAAAATGAGACCATACCCTGCGGATCTGACAAATCTAGTCCTCCGGACAAACTCGCTAAAACTCAAGCAGTGATGCCAATAG tgcGTAGTGAAGACCACATCGATGCTCACGATGCTAACTGCGAGGACACTACGGACGTAGTTGTCAACAAGGCGGACGAGCGAGGCCGCTTCTCGCGCATCTTCCAATCCATCAAAGATAAGGAGAACTCTTGCATGGGCAAAGGCAAAGTCATTGAAGAGAAAGTCCAAG AAAACGTCCACAAAGGAATCGACACCACCGAAGAGACAGTTCACAGAGTGGAGGAACGAGTGGAGACAGAGATCAGAAACCAGACTAGCTCCAGAACATGCACTATTTTATAA